From the Kallotenue papyrolyticum genome, the window CTGCTGCTGGCCGTCGCGCAGAATGGTCAGCGTCACCTTCTGACCGACCTCGGTGGAGGTCGCCAGGTAGTCGATGATGTCATCGCTGCGGTAGACCTCGCGGTCGTCGATCTTGAGCACGATGTCGCTCTCGGCCGGATACCCAATCCCATTGATCAGGATCGCCTTGTTGCTGGCGCGCAGTCCGGCGCGATCGGCAGGGCCGCCATCCACGACATCGGACACAAACACGCCATGATCAACGGGCAGTTTCAACTCGCGCGCGACGATCGCGGTGACCGGATAGCTGAAGAAGCTGATGCCCAGGTAGGGATGCTCGTAGCGTCCGGTTTCGATCAGCGCTTTGACGACCTTGCGCACGGTGTTGGAGGGGATGGCGAAGCCGACGCCCTCGAAGACGCCGCTTTCGGAGCGGATCGCGGTGTTGACGCCGATCACCTCGCCGCGGCTGTTGAAGAGCGGCCCGCCCGAATTACCGGGATTGATCGCCGCGTCGGTCTGGATCACATCCGCGATGCTGTAGAACCCGCCACCGGCGGCCTCGCGATTGGCGACGGTGCGTCCGCGCGCGCTGACGACGCCCACGGTCAGCGTGGTGTTGAGGCTGAAGGGGTTGCCGATGGCGATCGCGCGCTGCCCGACGCGCACTTGTGCTGAGTCGCCCAGCGGCAGGGGCCGCACCCCCTCCGGCACGCGCTCGACCTTCAACACCGCCAGGTCCGAGTCGGGATCGGTGCCAACCACGCGTCCTTCCACCACCAGACCGCTGGGCCAGGCGATCTCGATCAGCGTGGCGTCCTCGACCACATGGTTGTTGGTGACGATATGGCCCTGGTCGTCGATTAGGAATCCCGAGCCGGCGGCTTCGAAGGGGAGCTCCGGTAGCTCGGGCGGTTGGTCGCCGGGCGCTGGGGATTGGTCCGGTTGCGGCAGATTGAAGGGCAGGCCGGAGATGTCGGGATGGCGGCCTTGCACGCGGATGGCCACCACTGCCGGGCTACGCTGCTCGTACAGCGTGGTCAGCAGCTGGTCCTCGGCGTCGAACGCGGCGGTCTGATCCAGCGTTAGGGTTGGCGCGGGCTGGGAGGCGTCGCGCACCAGCGCGTCGAGCGGGTTGTTGGCGGCCGGCGCGCGCAGCGCGGGTGTGCCGAGCGCCAGCGGTGTTAAAAAGGCAATGCCGGCGACAATGCCGCCGACGATGATTGGAAGCATCAGCAGGGGCAGCAGGACAAGCGTACGACGAGACATGTACACCTCACACTGGCTCGCTAGGCAGGCAACTGGTTTCATTCTACCACCGCTTGATCGTCTGCGGCAGCGCCGCGCCGGGTGGTACAATCCAGGGATGAAGCGCGCTGCGCAGGAGCGTCAGCGCCGAGCGTGGCGGAGAGGAGTGATGCGTGCCGGAGAGCATGTGCGACCAGCGCGTCCAGGCTGGCATGCGCTGCCGGGCCTGCTCGGCCTGATCGCCCTGCGCCTGGTTGAGCTCGCCGGCGCTGCGCTGCTGGCCGGGCTGGTGATCGGCGTGGCGTTGTACACGGCCTACAGCCGCGATCTGCCGGATGTGAGTCAGCTCGCCACGCACCGCCCCTTTGAAACCACGCGCATCTATGCCCGTGATGGGCAGACCCTGCTGTATGAGCTGTTCGACGATGGCCAGCGCACGGTGGTGACGCTCGACGAGGTACCCTGGGCGGTCAAAGCGGCGACCATCGCGGTTGAAGACGCCGGCTTCTATGCCAATCCGGGCGTGGATCTGCGCGGCATTGTGCGCGCCTTCTACCTCAACCGGCAGGAGGGTGCGGTCGTCTCGGGCGGTTCGACCATCACCCAGCAACTGGCGCGCAACGTGTTGCTGCCGCCCGAAGAGCGCGCCGAGCAGAGCTACCGCCGTAAGCTTCGCGAGGCGATCCTGGCGCTGCAGATCAGCCGGCGCTTCTCCAAGGATCAGATCCTTCAGTTCTACCTGAACGAGGTCTATTACGGCAATCGGGCTTACGGCATCGAAGCGGCGGCGCAGAACTACTTCAGCAAACCGGCGCGCGAGCTGACACTGGGCGAGGCCGCGCTGCTGGCCGGGCTGGTCCAGGCGCCCACCGAGCTCAACCCGCTGGTCGCGCCGCAGGCCGCCCGCGCGCGGCAGCGCGTGGTGCTCGACCTGATGGTCAAGCAGGGGCTGATCAGTCGCGCGCAGGCGGAGGCTGCCCTGGCGCAGCCGTTGGTGTTTCGTCCGGCGACGGTGGATATCCGCGCGCCGCACTGGGTCTTTTACGTGCTGGATCAGCTCGAACGGCGCTACGGTCCCGACCTGTTGCGACGCGGTGGGCTGCGGGTGATCACCACGCTCGATCCGGCGCTCCAAACGCTGGCCGAGACGGTGGTGCGCGAGCGCATCGCCGAGCTGCGCGCGCGCGACGCCAGCAACGCCGCCGTGGTGATCATCGATCCGCGCACCAGCGAAATTCTGGCGATGGTCGGCTCGGTGGATTACAACGACGCCACGATCGACGGGCAGGTTAATGTCGCCACGGCGCCGCGACAGCCCGGTTCGGCGCTGAAGCCGATCGTCTATGCCGCGGCGCTGATGCGCGGCTGGACGCCGGCGACGATCATCTGGGACACGCCGCTGGAGATCAACGGCTACCGTCCGCAGAACTACGACAACCGCTTCCATGGGCCGCAGCGGCTGCGCTACGCGCTGGCCAACTCCTACAATATCCCCGCGGTGCGCGCGCTGCAGTTCGTGGGCATCGATGCCTTTCTCGATCTGGCGCATGCCATGGGCATCACCACGCTGCAGGAGCGCGAGCGCTATGGCCTGGCGGTAGCGCTGGGCGCCGGCGAGGTCACGCTGCTGGATCTGACCACGGCCTACACCACACTGGCCAACGGTGGCCGCGCGCGGCCGGCAGCCGCGATCCTCAAGATCACCACCAGCAGCGGCGAGGTGCTCGAGTCCTACACGCCGCCGCCGGGCACGCAGGTGCTGGGGCCGCAGGGTGAGGCGATCGCCTACCTGATCACCGATATCCTGAGCGATAACCAGGCGCGCACACCGATGTTCGGGCCCAACAGCGTGATGCGCCTGGCGGATGACCGTCCGGCGGCGGTTAAAACGGGCACGTCCAACGATTACCGTGACAGTTGGGCGGTTGGCTACACGCCTGAGCTGGTGGTGGGTGCCTGGGTCGGCAACAGCGACAACCGTCCGATGCAGGAGGTGGCCGGCGCCAACGGCGCGGGCACGATCTGGCGCGCGATCATGGAGCGGGCGCACGCCGGCAAGCCGTCGGTGGCCTTTACGCCGCCGCCGAATGTGGTCGAACGGCCGATCTGTCCCGACACGGGCCTGCTCGCCGATGGGCAGTGCGCCGCCGTGTCCGAACGCTTCGTTGCCGGCATGGAGCCGCGCCCGCAGCCGGGACAGTACATCACGCTGACGGTCGGCGGCGATGGCTCGTGTCTGGCGACCGACCAGACGCCGCCCGCGCAGCGCCGCGAGCGCACCTTTCTGCTGCCGCCGCCCGAAGCGCAGGGCTGGAACGGCGCGCAACCGCCGACGCAGCCCTGTCCGCCGCCGGAGCATAGCCCGGTGTCCGGCCCGGCGCCGACGGTGGTGGCCGCCATCGACGCGCCGGCCAATGGCGCAGCACTCGACGGTGAGGTCAGCATCGTGGGGAGCGCGGCGGGCATGTACACGCTGGCTTACGGCGCGGGCGTGCAGCCGGAGCGCTGGACGCCGATCAACAGCGGCCTGGGCGGCGTAGCGCATGGCCTGCTGGGCCGCTGGTCGGCGGGCGCGCTGCCCGAAGGAATCTATACGCTGCGCCTGGAGGTCAGCCTGCCCGGCAATCCGCCGCAGGAGGCGCGCGTGACGGTGCGCGTGGCGCGCGGGCAGATTGGCGTGCGTCTGCTGCAACCCGCGCCCGATGTGCGAGTGGCGGTGGGCGCGACTGTGCCGTTGTTGGCCGAGACCAGTGGCGCGGTCAGCCGCGTCGAGTTTCTGGTTGACGGCCAAGTGATCGGCAGCGTCGTAGCGCCCGGCAGCGCGAGCTGGAGCTGGCTGGCCAGCGAGCCGGGGCGCCACACGCTGGAGGCCGCTGCCTACGACGGCGCGGGTCGGCGTGTCAGCAGTCCGCCGATCAGTGTCGTCGTGGGCGAGTAGGTGCGTCGGTTGACAATACCGGACGTGGCCGTTACAATTGACAGCAAAACCTGTCTAAACTCCCGCAAGGACATACATGGAGAAGCAGCCGACAACCGAGCTGAGGATGACCGGCAACCGGCAGGTAGTCCTGGAGGTGCTGCGCAGCACCAAATCCCACCCCACGGCGCAGGAAGTGTTTTTGATGGCGCGGGAGCGGCAGCCGCAGATCGGCTTTGCCACCGTCTATCGCACGCTGGACTGGCTGGTGCAGCACGGGCTGGCGCAGGAGGTCTATCGCGACAAGGACGGCGCGGCGCACTACGACGCCAATGTGTCGCGTCACGACCATGCCATTTGCGACCGTTGCGGCAAAATCCTGGATGTGGAAGCGCCGCTGCACGCGCTAGCC encodes:
- a CDS encoding S1C family serine protease; translation: MSRRTLVLLPLLMLPIIVGGIVAGIAFLTPLALGTPALRAPAANNPLDALVRDASQPAPTLTLDQTAAFDAEDQLLTTLYEQRSPAVVAIRVQGRHPDISGLPFNLPQPDQSPAPGDQPPELPELPFEAAGSGFLIDDQGHIVTNNHVVEDATLIEIAWPSGLVVEGRVVGTDPDSDLAVLKVERVPEGVRPLPLGDSAQVRVGQRAIAIGNPFSLNTTLTVGVVSARGRTVANREAAGGGFYSIADVIQTDAAINPGNSGGPLFNSRGEVIGVNTAIRSESGVFEGVGFAIPSNTVRKVVKALIETGRYEHPYLGISFFSYPVTAIVARELKLPVDHGVFVSDVVDGGPADRAGLRASNKAILINGIGYPAESDIVLKIDDREVYRSDDIIDYLATSTEVGQKVTLTILRDGQQQTLEVTLGARPRN
- a CDS encoding penicillin-binding protein; its protein translation is MRAGEHVRPARPGWHALPGLLGLIALRLVELAGAALLAGLVIGVALYTAYSRDLPDVSQLATHRPFETTRIYARDGQTLLYELFDDGQRTVVTLDEVPWAVKAATIAVEDAGFYANPGVDLRGIVRAFYLNRQEGAVVSGGSTITQQLARNVLLPPEERAEQSYRRKLREAILALQISRRFSKDQILQFYLNEVYYGNRAYGIEAAAQNYFSKPARELTLGEAALLAGLVQAPTELNPLVAPQAARARQRVVLDLMVKQGLISRAQAEAALAQPLVFRPATVDIRAPHWVFYVLDQLERRYGPDLLRRGGLRVITTLDPALQTLAETVVRERIAELRARDASNAAVVIIDPRTSEILAMVGSVDYNDATIDGQVNVATAPRQPGSALKPIVYAAALMRGWTPATIIWDTPLEINGYRPQNYDNRFHGPQRLRYALANSYNIPAVRALQFVGIDAFLDLAHAMGITTLQERERYGLAVALGAGEVTLLDLTTAYTTLANGGRARPAAAILKITTSSGEVLESYTPPPGTQVLGPQGEAIAYLITDILSDNQARTPMFGPNSVMRLADDRPAAVKTGTSNDYRDSWAVGYTPELVVGAWVGNSDNRPMQEVAGANGAGTIWRAIMERAHAGKPSVAFTPPPNVVERPICPDTGLLADGQCAAVSERFVAGMEPRPQPGQYITLTVGGDGSCLATDQTPPAQRRERTFLLPPPEAQGWNGAQPPTQPCPPPEHSPVSGPAPTVVAAIDAPANGAALDGEVSIVGSAAGMYTLAYGAGVQPERWTPINSGLGGVAHGLLGRWSAGALPEGIYTLRLEVSLPGNPPQEARVTVRVARGQIGVRLLQPAPDVRVAVGATVPLLAETSGAVSRVEFLVDGQVIGSVVAPGSASWSWLASEPGRHTLEAAAYDGAGRRVSSPPISVVVGE
- a CDS encoding Fur family transcriptional regulator — encoded protein: MEKQPTTELRMTGNRQVVLEVLRSTKSHPTAQEVFLMARERQPQIGFATVYRTLDWLVQHGLAQEVYRDKDGAAHYDANVSRHDHAICDRCGKILDVEAPLHALAYAIIERATGFRIDWHATEFTGLCNECAAREQARG